From Molothrus ater isolate BHLD 08-10-18 breed brown headed cowbird chromosome 8, BPBGC_Mater_1.1, whole genome shotgun sequence, a single genomic window includes:
- the HPS6 gene encoding LOW QUALITY PROTEIN: BLOC-2 complex member HPS6 (The sequence of the model RefSeq protein was modified relative to this genomic sequence to represent the inferred CDS: inserted 2 bases in 1 codon): MKLRQVSDLSDFSRGHWLRELLCRGEEPSHVQSSPDGQHVLLLQKSRXPPALPRVVAFQRHSIAGADLERSWQPPQPAPVGLLFLQSPVVLDSWVLAVVWEHGRTEVWHFVVAVGWQLLQTLELCQGARARVVSVCSQGASLVWCEERPPLGAHSDVSKCAFRFCVCARALELGEQGVRLGTARIVLHNSPEYQVLASPQHVFLVPAAAGFATTSKFLLIWHPEKAEFTITAPSAGFIHSKVLRSSSESDFKKLLLGSVGLLSGFAPLDIHTSTVSNSGGLLLVSTKGSVSIVEPDGTQRHIFDLEGGPLAQGSPVQLKTFGSILACVLAGVLYLVDQNSGRLVEKEVLSMKEVHFLESQGEEDSIQLLSQSGIYSFSFSKPEDNSRPEPCLVEMVFEEACRYYQRRSLSSSKLTVEKLKKGGTFQAPVVLAAILQHSLHQKQKPARSLQDSYAKLLSTVSLELQSYMSLELLKTCVVCAPESEVESYCKELVEQEVSRILQSDMDKDNLAYLNSVFASFPKAAWKATRSCLQLQQNGDGLLVARATPEVWKKVLCQPQLEEVGQNGMVPLFELICASFLRFKPQWLPSFVELTQQYVSSSWSYGSKEGPEGRVPLYKRALGVLARKNKHGEADEEMELELLLCSKRPKAVLQALHLLIHLKQWQRVVEVAEKFSKLSPLLNKEIFITLLAEFAQHRELDPYLDRLWPLCPAELTTSDILTTVLQHLPHSQEDPVPFSTEGNQLTVGLLKPLLQRVVQRPSVQDEMYSDALQSSTFPPPTPPREHKIPSKAAADDILQPSVARTSSPSALLQDDTV; the protein is encoded by the exons ATGAAGCTGCGGCAGGTCTCCGACTTGAGTGACTTCAGCCGAGGCCACTGGCTGCGGGAGTTGCTGTGCCGCGGAGAAGAGCCCAGCCACGTCCAGTCCAGCCCCGACGGGCAGcatgtcctgctcctgcagaagaGCCG CCCGCCCGCCCTGCCGCGGGTGGTGGCCTTCCAGCGCCACAGCATCGCTGGAGCCGacctggagaggagctggcagccgccccagccagcccctgtgggactgctcttcctgcagagTCCTGTGGTACTGGACTCGTGGGTGCTGGCCGTGGTGTGGGAGCACGGCCGGACCGAGGTGTGGCACTTTGTGGTGGCCgtgggctggcagctgctgcagacgctggagctgtgccagggtgccCGGGCACGAGTGGTGTCCGTGTGCAGCCAGGGAGCCAGCCTGGTGTGGTGTGAGGAGAGGCCGCCGCTGGGCGCTCACTCGGACGTGAGCAAGTGCGCCTTCAGGTTCTGTGTCTGTGCCcgtgctctggagctgggggagcaaGGCGTGCGGCTGGGCACTGCGAGGATAGTCCTGCACAACAGCCCCGAGTACCAGGTCCTGGCCTCTCCCCAGCATGTCTTCCtagtgcctgctgctgccggCTTTGCCACCACTTCCAAATTCCTCCTCATCTGGCATCCAGAGAAGGCAGAGTTCACCATCACAGCCCCCTCTGCAGGCTTCATCCACAGCAAGGTGCTGCGCTCCAGCAGTGAGTCAGACTTCAAGAAGCTCCTGCTGGGTTCTGTGGGTCTTCTCTCAGGTTTTGCCCCTCTGGACATTCACACCTCCACTGTGTCCAACAGTGGGGGTCTGCTGCTGGTGAGCACAAAGGGTTCTGTGAGTATCGTGGAGCCAGATGGGACACAGAGGCATATCTTTGACCTGGAGGGTGGCCCTCTGGCCCAAGGGAGTCCTGTCCAGCTGAAGACTTTTGGCAGCATCTTGGCCTGTGTGCTGGCTGGAGTACTGTACCTTGTCGACCAGAACAGTGGAAGGCTTGTAGAAAAGGAAGTCCTGAGCATGAAAGAAGTGCATTTCCTGGAGTCCCAGGGAGAGGAGGACAGTATCCAGCTCCTCAGTCAGAGTGGCATCTACAGCTTTAGCTTTTCCAAACCTGAGGACAACAGCAGGCCTGAGCCATGCCTGGTGGAGATGGTGTTTGAGGAGGCCTGCAGATATTATCAGAGGAGGagcctcagcagctccaagctGACGGTGGAGAAGTTGAAGAAAGGTGGTACGTTCCAGGCTCCTGTGGTCCTCGCTgccatcctgcagcacagcctccaCCAGAAGCAGAAGCCAGCCCGAAGCCTACAAGACTCTTACGCCAAGCTGTTGAGCACAgtgagcctggagctgcagagctacATGAGCCTGGAGCTCCTCAAGACTTGTGTGGTGTGTGCCCCAGAGAGTGAGGTGGAAAGCTACTGCAAGGAGCTGGTGGAGCAGGAGGTCAGCCGCATTCTGCAGTCTGACATGGACAAAGACAACTTGGCCTACCTGAACTCTGTTTTTGCCTCCTTCCCCAAGGCTGCCTGGAAGGCCAcaaggagctgcctgcagctgcagcagaatgGGGATGGCCTCTTGGTagccagggccaccccagaagTATGGAAGAAGGTCCTGTGTCAGCcgcagctggaggaggtggGTCAGAATGGGATGGTCCCACTCTTTGAGCTTATTTGTGCCTCCTTCCTGAGGTTCAAACCCCAGTGGCTGCCCAGCTTTGTGGAGCTGACCCAGCAGTACGTTAGCAGCTCTTGGTCATACGGCAGCAAGGAGGGCCCAGAGGGCCGGGTGCCGCTGTACAAGAGAGCACTGGGAGTGCTGGCCCGAAAGAACAAACACGGCGAGGCAGATGAGGAGATGGAGCTggaactgctgctctgcagcaagaGACCTAAGGCTGTTCTGCAAGCTCTGCACCTTCTCATCCATCTGAAGCAGTGGCAGCGGGTGGTGGAGGTGGCAGAGAAGTTCTCCAAACTCAGCCCCTTGCTTAACAAGGAGATATTCATCACACTGCTGGCTGAGTTTGCCCAGCACCGGGAGCTGGACCCTTACCTGGACAGGCTGTGGCCGCTGTGCCCTGCTGAGCTCACCACCTCAGACATCCTCACCACggtcctgcagcacctccctcATTCCCAGGAGGACCCAGTGCCCTTCTCCACCGAGGGAAACCAGCTGACTGTGGGCTTGCTTAAGCCACTGCTGCAAAGGGTTGTGCAGCGTCCCAGTGTCCAGGACGAGATGTACTCAgatgccctgcagagcagcaccttcccccctcccaccccaccccgAGAGCACAAAATCCCCTCAAAAGCAGCGGCTGATGATATTCTTCAGCCATCTGTGGCAAGGACTTCCTCACCCTCAGCACTGCTACAGGATGACACTGTGTGA